A single genomic interval of Musa acuminata AAA Group cultivar baxijiao chromosome BXJ3-4, Cavendish_Baxijiao_AAA, whole genome shotgun sequence harbors:
- the LOC103981182 gene encoding protein neprosin isoform X1: MARSDRRPFSIHVVFFLELLLLLAAAASVLSASAANNTMRPRNELRKYKRIRACLKSLNRPSLKTIQSPDGDVIDCVPFHLQPAFDHPRLKGLKPMVPETSSNISLSTPHRPYPDPPERPRGHEASVLADGEDSIQLWRTSGGTCPEGTVPIRRTKEEDILRASSVRRFGRKPAARTRRVSEGSGHEAVWLQHAVGYAVGYQYYGAKASLSVWAPRVASSSEFSLSQIWVISGSFSSDLNTIEAGWQVSPQLYGDSSPRFFTYWTTDAYQATGCYNLLCSGFIQTSNKIAIGAAISPTSTYNGRQFDISLLIWKDPSHGHWWLEFGSGVLVGYWPSSLFSHLGGHATMVQYGGEIFNTRPSGFHTATQMGSGHHAGEGFGRAAYFRNLQVVDWDNSLIPVTNLRVLADHPNCYDVQARINRAWGSYFYFGGPGRSVRCP, encoded by the exons ATGGCTCGTAGCGACCGCAGGCCTTTCTCCATCCATGTCGTCTTCTTCCTTGAGCTGCTGCTACTTCTTGCAGCTGCTGCTAGTGTCCTCTCGGCATCAGCAGCGAACAACACGATGCGCCCTCGCAACGAGCTTCGCAAGTACAAGAGGATAAGAGCCTGTCTTAAGAGCCTCAATCGGCCTTCTCTCAAGACAATTCAG AGTCCAGATGGTGATGTTATCGACTGCGTTCCGTTTCACCTCCAACCAGCATTCGATCATCCCAGGCTGAAAGGATTGAAACCCATGGTACCAGAAACTTCGTCGAACATATCTTTGAGTACTCCGCATCGACCTTATCCAGATCCACCAGAGAGGCCTCGAGGCCATGAAGCCAGCGTCTTGGCCGACGGCGAAGACAGCATCCAGTTATGGAGGACTTCCGGCGGGACATGCCCCGAAGGAACGGTTCCGATCCGGAGAACCAAGGAAGAAGACATCCTGCGAGCCAGCTCCGTGAGGAGGTTCGGCAGAAAGCCGGCAGCAAGAACACGGAGAGTCTCGGAGGGCTCCGGACATGAG GCTGTTTGGTTGCAGCATGCAGTAGGGTATGCTGTGGGATATCAATATTATGGAGCAAAAGCAAGCTTAAGCGTGTGGGCACCTCGGGTAGCCAGTTCTTCTGAGTTCAGCCTATCACAAATATGGGTCATCTCAGGATCTTTCAGCAGTGATCTCAACACCATCGAAGCTGGATGGCAG GTGAGCCCACAGCTTTATGGAGATAGCTCTCCTAGATTCTTCACTTATTGGACA ACGGATGCATATCAAGCAACAGGCTGCTACAACCTCCTGTGCTCGGGCTTCATCCAAACAAGTAACAAGATTGCTATCGGAGCTGCAATATCTCCAACCTCGACTTACAATGGCAGGCAGTTTGACATCAGTCTACTGATTTGGAAG GATCCAAGCCATGGACACTGGTGGCTGGAGTTCGGATCCGGCGTGCTCGTGGGCTACTGGCCGTCCTCCTTGTTCAGCCACCTCGGAGGGCACGCGACCATGGTGCAGTACGGTGGAGAGATCTTCAACACCCGTCCATCCGGGTTCCACACCGCCACCCAGATGGGCAGCGGCCACCACGCCGGAGAAGGCTTCGGCCGAGCTGCTTACTTCCGGAACTTGCAGGTCGTCGACTGGGACAACAGCCTGATCCCGGTGACCAACCTCCGTGTCCTCGCCGACCACCCAAATTGCTATGACGTACAAGCAAGGATCAACAGAGCCTGGGGGAGCTACTTCTACTTCGGAGGACCAGGAAGGAGCGTCAGGTGTCCTTGA
- the LOC103981182 gene encoding protein neprosin isoform X2, with product MARSDRRPFSIHVVFFLELLLLLAAAASVLSASAANNTMRPRNELRKYKRIRACLKSLNRPSLKTIQSPDGDVIDCVPFHLQPAFDHPRLKGLKPMVPETSSNISLSTPHRPYPDPPERPRGHEASVLADGEDSIQLWRTSGGTCPEGTVPIRRTKEEDILRASSVRRFGRKPAARTRRVSEGSGHEHAVGYAVGYQYYGAKASLSVWAPRVASSSEFSLSQIWVISGSFSSDLNTIEAGWQVSPQLYGDSSPRFFTYWTTDAYQATGCYNLLCSGFIQTSNKIAIGAAISPTSTYNGRQFDISLLIWKDPSHGHWWLEFGSGVLVGYWPSSLFSHLGGHATMVQYGGEIFNTRPSGFHTATQMGSGHHAGEGFGRAAYFRNLQVVDWDNSLIPVTNLRVLADHPNCYDVQARINRAWGSYFYFGGPGRSVRCP from the exons ATGGCTCGTAGCGACCGCAGGCCTTTCTCCATCCATGTCGTCTTCTTCCTTGAGCTGCTGCTACTTCTTGCAGCTGCTGCTAGTGTCCTCTCGGCATCAGCAGCGAACAACACGATGCGCCCTCGCAACGAGCTTCGCAAGTACAAGAGGATAAGAGCCTGTCTTAAGAGCCTCAATCGGCCTTCTCTCAAGACAATTCAG AGTCCAGATGGTGATGTTATCGACTGCGTTCCGTTTCACCTCCAACCAGCATTCGATCATCCCAGGCTGAAAGGATTGAAACCCATGGTACCAGAAACTTCGTCGAACATATCTTTGAGTACTCCGCATCGACCTTATCCAGATCCACCAGAGAGGCCTCGAGGCCATGAAGCCAGCGTCTTGGCCGACGGCGAAGACAGCATCCAGTTATGGAGGACTTCCGGCGGGACATGCCCCGAAGGAACGGTTCCGATCCGGAGAACCAAGGAAGAAGACATCCTGCGAGCCAGCTCCGTGAGGAGGTTCGGCAGAAAGCCGGCAGCAAGAACACGGAGAGTCTCGGAGGGCTCCGGACATGAG CATGCAGTAGGGTATGCTGTGGGATATCAATATTATGGAGCAAAAGCAAGCTTAAGCGTGTGGGCACCTCGGGTAGCCAGTTCTTCTGAGTTCAGCCTATCACAAATATGGGTCATCTCAGGATCTTTCAGCAGTGATCTCAACACCATCGAAGCTGGATGGCAG GTGAGCCCACAGCTTTATGGAGATAGCTCTCCTAGATTCTTCACTTATTGGACA ACGGATGCATATCAAGCAACAGGCTGCTACAACCTCCTGTGCTCGGGCTTCATCCAAACAAGTAACAAGATTGCTATCGGAGCTGCAATATCTCCAACCTCGACTTACAATGGCAGGCAGTTTGACATCAGTCTACTGATTTGGAAG GATCCAAGCCATGGACACTGGTGGCTGGAGTTCGGATCCGGCGTGCTCGTGGGCTACTGGCCGTCCTCCTTGTTCAGCCACCTCGGAGGGCACGCGACCATGGTGCAGTACGGTGGAGAGATCTTCAACACCCGTCCATCCGGGTTCCACACCGCCACCCAGATGGGCAGCGGCCACCACGCCGGAGAAGGCTTCGGCCGAGCTGCTTACTTCCGGAACTTGCAGGTCGTCGACTGGGACAACAGCCTGATCCCGGTGACCAACCTCCGTGTCCTCGCCGACCACCCAAATTGCTATGACGTACAAGCAAGGATCAACAGAGCCTGGGGGAGCTACTTCTACTTCGGAGGACCAGGAAGGAGCGTCAGGTGTCCTTGA
- the LOC103981664 gene encoding putative invertase inhibitor: MAKPTALILTFLLFLLLVWAASSNFDATASCRYVTAPQLCTSVAISSAATSAKALTVAAVTEAASTAKQVSFAVDAILAHSVTDANQRATLEVCKRSYESAVGSLEKAVEKLQSGAGSHGDIIADISAALTDAGSCRDTFSQNPGMVSPVAEEASVLKKLVSNSLALASDLGVDTPAD; the protein is encoded by the coding sequence ATGGCCAAACCCACCGCACTCATTCtcaccttcctcctcttcctcctcctggtGTGGGCCGCCAGCTCCAACTTCGACGCCACCGCCTCATGCCGTTACGTCACCGCGCCCCAGCTCTGCACCTCCGTCGCCATCTCGTCTGCCGCCACGTCGGCCAAGGCCCTCACCGTTGCCGCCGTGACCGAGGCCGCGTCCACAGCCAAGCAAGTATCGTTCGCCGTCGACGCCATCCTGGCCCACTCGGTCACCGACGCGAACCAGAGGGCCACCCTCGAGGTGTGCAAGAGAAGCTACGAGAGCGCGGTCGGAAGCCTGGAGAAGGCGGTCGAGAAACTGCAGTCCGGGGCGGGCTCGCACGGTGACATCATCGCCGACATATCGGCCGCGCTCACCGACGCGGGCAGCTGCCGCGACACTTTCAGCCAGAACCCCGGCATGGTGTCGCCGGTCGCCGAGGAAGCCAGCGTCCTCAAGAAGTTGGTCAGCAACAGCCTCGCCTTGGCCTCAGATTTGGGCGTTGACACGCCTGccgactga
- the LOC135635270 gene encoding protein EMSY-LIKE 3-like, which produces MSMHYPSAGLSGRGQIANENYSGAVVAGLHALVDDTVMYKERWEWINLKEICPEDIRWEVEEDPGIVLQSGQVASRRGVKRTTARGGGIPGAGRGRGSLKNQKKKDFLLSQNSIGKKSTGNIEILQTDTLIKEVEKLLGASHPDPLKIEKAQQMLEHEQALIDANANLDDAYDGERV; this is translated from the exons ATGTCTATGCACTACCCTTCTGCAGGTCTCAGTGGGAGGGGCCAAATTGCCAATGAGAACTATTCTGGTGCTGTTGTGGCAG GTCTGCATGCTTTAGTTGATGATACTGTCATGTATAAAGAGAGATGGGAATGGATCAATCTCAAAGAg ATTTGTCCAGAAGATATAAGATGGGAGGTTGAGGAGGACCCAGGCATTGTTCTTCAGTCTGGTCAAGTTGCATCACGTCGTGGGGTTAAGAGGACCACAGCCCGTGGTGGTGGCATTCCAGGTGCAGGTAGGGGTAGAGGATCACTGAAGAATCAGAAGAAGAAAGATTTTCTTCTGTCCCAAAATAGCATTGGCAAGAAGAGCACTGGAAACATCGAAATACTCCAAACTGACACTCTAATAAAAGAA GTAGAGAAACTTCTTGGTGCAAGTCATCCTGATCCTCTCAAGATTGAGAAAGCCCAGCAAATGTTAGAA CATGAACAggcattgattgatgcaaatgcaAACCTAGATGATGCCTATGATGGCGAAAGAG TATAG
- the LOC135635469 gene encoding protein ENHANCED DOWNY MILDEW 2-like: protein MASSDDDEIVPQIVTNYHLVDDDESPISFSVLPVQFSDGEKQDAVNRAVFLHGTTDGGLQKVYKQVVAWKLVLEDDQPKIMVLSKDKKWINLLKPRKSYEDTIRTMLITIQLLHFLRRKPQASEKSLWEHLRGVFSTFEVRPSEDDFREHISLMKLFRERDQVLVNSQLLLEFLEGKPRKKFGEVALDSSNLNQPFIADDDEVDEDIKDDADDDSEDESDLFDSVCAICDNGGELLCCEGPCLRSFHATRKAGEESECKSLGYTKAEVESLQNFLCNNCLYKQHQCFGCGKLGASDKSKGAEVYPCVSATCGHFYHPKCVSELLFPGSEAEASEFQKKIVAGESFTCPVHKCVVCKQGEDKEVRDLQFAMCRRCPKSYHRKCLPRRIAFEDIEDEAIIQRAWDDLLPNRILIYCLKHTVDEDLGTPRRNHIIFPETPEKKIVSDMQKSKIKELAKNKVRELARDRTTMKSVKATSSEGNHSKEKVVRSVTQHGLGIQKKEMSLKDKSRSDMDKAERTVFEDNKTPDKEAKPTASTKPAAKTLSSFPHIDSETEAKVLALFEKASSSLSLENITRKRSMPSTHAYGTRHIDKTITQGKVEGSVEAIRTALQKLENGGSVEDAKAVCEPEMVKQLLKWREKLRVYLAPFLHGMRYTSFGRHFTKVDKLKQIVDKLQWYVQDGDTVVDFCCGANDYSLLMKEKLDAAGKRCYFKNYDIIQPKNDFNFERRDWMKVNPKELPTGSKLIMGLNPPFGVKAALANKFIDKALTFKPKLLILIVPKETERLDKKSPPYDLIWEDGQSLSGKSFYLPGSVDVNDKQMEQWNLNPPPLYLWSRADWTTKHKTIASHYGHTFTEQEIPVEESLVKKPSEVLAAEDHMEQEPLKGVATSEGTEARKEDTKSSGRSNKRFSAENRSGGSRKRRRSKKKAKVSEAKEEDKLSDMSISPDHLESRTRSQSHLPSEPIETPSERANNQDVYFSSEMEFGVTTGGNDIFKDIVNDDIDEIARRYTAPAAGEGMFNRNSHGWPTGGIGTHDYGVPSSDSRFSDYPRSNIDSLSRNTYSNDIDGYRRISETDLRAQIRLYGTQGQDEWSQRNGMLLGSSDSVLGQPRLFPPPSYGPSTASMATSAMDRYAPRLDEANYARPRNQGPVGPLPGTGSIFDYDIHGMRRDRPPNSIGFAPGPHPSYPHPGTSGGWLDE from the exons ATGGCATCGTCCGATGACGATGAGATTGTGCCGCAGATTGTCACAAATTATCATTTGGTGGACGATGATGAATCGCCCATCTCGTTTTCAGTTTTGCCTGTCCAGTTTAGTGACGGCGAGAAGCAGGATGCTGTCAACAGGGCCGTTTTCTTGCACGGAACCACTGATGGCGGGCTTCAGAAAGTCTACAAACAGGTTGTCGCATGGAAGTTGGTATTAGAAGATGATCAACCCAAGATCATGGTCCTCTCGAAGGACAAGAAATGGATCAATCTTCTGAAACCAAGAAAGAGTTACGAGGATACAATAAGGACAATGTTGATCACCATACAGTTGCTTCATTTTCTGAGGAGAAAACCACAGGCATCAGAAAAGAGCCTTTGGGAACACCTGCGTGGTGTCTTCAG CACATTTGAGGTCAGACCTTCTGAGGATGACTTCAGGGAACATATTTCACTTATGAAGCTTTTTAGGGAGAGGGATCAGGTCTTAGTAAATTCACAG CTGTTGCTAGAGTTCCTAGAGGGGAAGCCAAGGAAGAAATTTGGTGAG GTTGCTTTAGATAGTTCAAATCTAAATCAGCCATTTATTGCTGATGATGATGAGGTTGATGAAGACATAAAAGATGATGCTGATGATGATTCAGAGGATGAGTCTGATTTATTTGATTCAGTATGTGCCATTTGTGATAATGGTGGTGAACTTTTATg TTGTGAAGGACCGTGTCTGCGATCCTTCCATGCCACCAGAAAAGCTGGAGAAGAATCAGAATGCAAGTCCCTCGGATACACAAAGGCTGAAGTTGAG TCACTACAGAACTTTCTATGCAACAATTGCTTATACAAGCAGCATCAATGCTTTGGCTGTGGCAAATTAGGCGCCTCTGATAAATCAAAAGGTGCTGAG GTATATCCTTGTGTTTCTGCGACATGTGGTCACTTCTACCATCCAAAGTGTGTTTCAGAATTACTTTTCCCTGGTAGCGAAGCTGAAGCATCTGAGTTTCAGAAAAAAATTGTGGCTGGGGAATCATTTACATGCCCTGTTCATAAATGTGTTGTTTGTAAACAAGGAGAAGACAAAGAGGTTAGAGATTTGCAGTTTGCAATGTGCAGACGGTGCCCAAAATCTTATCATAGAAAGTGCTTGCCAAG GAGGATTGCGTTTGAGGATATAGAAGATGAGGCTATCATACAAAGAGCTTGGGATGATCTTCTTCCTAATCGAATCTTGATATATTGCCT AAAGCATACGGTTGATGAAGACCTTGGAACTCCAAGAAGAAATCATATTATATTTCCTGAGACTCCTGAAAAAAAAATAGTTTCAGATATGCAGAAAAGCAAAATTAAAGAATTGGCTAAGAACAAAGTTAGAGAGTTGGCCCGAGATCGAACCACTATGAAGTCAGTCAAGGCAACTAGTTCTGAAGGAAATCACTCGAAGGAAAAAGTTGTCAGGAGTGTTACTCAGCATGGTCTTGGTATCCAGAAAAAAGAGATGTCCTTGAAGGACAAGTCACGATCTGATATGGACAAAGCTGAGAGAACTGTTTTTGAGGACAACAAGACTCCCGACAAAGAGGCAAAACCTACAGCTTCTACGAAACCTGCTGCAAAGACATTAAGTTCATTTCCTCATATAGATAGTGAAACAGAAGCAAA AGTTTTGGCTTTGTTCGAAAAGGCATCATCTTCTTTAAGCTTGGAAAATATAACCAGAAAACGGTCAATGCCATCTACTCATGCATACGGCACAAGGCACATTGACAAGACCATTACACAAGGCAAGGTTGAAGGTTCTGTTGAG GCAATACGAACAGCTTTACAGAAGTTAGAGAATGGGGGTTCTGTGGAGGATGCTAAAGCTGTCTGTGAACCTGAGATGGTGAAGCAATTGCTTAAGTGGAGG GAGAAGCTCAGAGTTTATCTTGCACCTTTTCTCCATGGAATGCGCTACACATCTTTTGGTCGTCATTTCACTAAAGTAGACAAGCTTAAGCAG ATTGTAGATAAGCTTCAGTGGTATGTTCAGGATGGTGATACG GTTGTCGACTTCTGCTGTGGTGCCAATGATTATAGTCTTTTGATGAAAGAAAAACTTGATGCAGCTGGGAAGAGGTGCTACTTCAAGAATTATGATATTATACAACCAAAG AATGATTTCAATTTTGAGAGGAGAGACTGGATGAAGGTTAACCCTAAGGAATTACCTACCGGATCCAAATTG ATCATGGGCCTTAATCCTCCTTTTGGTGTCAAAGCAGCTCTTGCAAACAAGTTTATTGATAAAGCCTTAACCTTTAAGCCAAAGCTCCTTATTCTTATTGTTCCCAAGGAGACTGAAAG ACTAGATAAGAAAAGTCCTCCATATGATTTAATCTGGGAAGATGGTCAAAGTCTCTCAGGAAAG TCCTTCTACTTGCCTGGGTCTGTTGATGTGAATGACAAGCAAATGGAGCAGTGGAATTTGAATCCACCACCACTATATCTATGGAGCCGTGCTGATTGGACAACGAAGCACAAGACCATTGCTTCACACTATGGACACACATTCACAGAGCAGGAGATTCCCGTAGAAGAAAGTCTGGTGAAGAAACCATCAGAAGTTCTTGCAGCAGAGGACCATATGGAACAAGAACCTTTGAAAGGAGTTGCCACTTCAGAAGGGACAGAGGCTAGAAAGGAAGACACTAAGAGCTCTGGACGTAGCAACAAAAGGTTCTCAGCAGAAAATCGTAGTGGTGGTTCTCGTAAGAGAAGAAGGTCAAAGAAAAAGGCAAAGGTTTCTGAAGCAAAGGAGGAGGACAAGTTATCAGACATGAGCATTTCACCTGATCATTTGGAGAGTAGAACGAGGAGTCAGAGTCATCTTCCATCAGAACCAATTGAAACTCCATCAGAAAGGGCAAATAATCAAGATGTGTATTTCAGTTCTGAAATGGAATTTGGTGTGACGACTGGTGGTAATGACATCTTCAAAGACATTGTCAATGATGACATCGACGAAATTGCTAGGAGGTACACTGCTCCTGCAGCTGGAGAAGGCATGTTCAACCGCAATTCACATGGTTGGCCAACTGGTGGAATTGGAACTCATGATTATGGTGTCCCAAGCTCAGATTCACGGTTCTCTGATTACCCGAGAAGCAACATAGACTCTCTTAGCAGGAACACATATTCCAATGACATTGATGGGTACAGGAGGATATCAGAGACAGATCTGCGGGCACAAATAAGGTTGTATGGAACACAAGGTCAAGATGAGTGGTCACAAAGGAATGGAATGTTGTTAGGTAGTTCAGATTCAGTGCTTGGACAGCCTCGCttatttcctcctccttcctATGGGCCATCCACAGCTAGCATGGCAACATCAGCAATGGACCGGTATGCTCCACGTCTCGATGAGGCAAACTATGCAAGGCCGAGAAATCAGGGCCCAGTTGGGCCTCTTCCCGGAACAGGCAGTATTTTTGACTACGACATTCATGGAATGAGGAGGGATAGGCCTCCCAACTCGATCGGCTTTGCACCTGGACCACATCCCTCGTACCCTCATCCGGGAACATCTGGTGGTTGGCTAGATGAATAA